One Citrobacter amalonaticus genomic window carries:
- a CDS encoding sugar-binding transcriptional regulator, translating to MDRDQTNSSLFNDDPVLHATWLYYQEGKSQTEVAAIMGVSRVTVVKYLQTARENGLVHINLDVNVFGSIDAALQIRDKFSLQRVIIVPDGEHAGKRDDTKLMRTRLSRAGGMYLNQVIENGDVLGVAWGRTIHQMSKTMTPKSCKNVTVIQMLGSMPSQPDLTIIESSSQIAYKLSGRVASLHVPAVVSSARLAMELQAEPIIRSNFDVLTRCTKAFFVVGNALDENPLIRVGVLNKKEMQTYRDLGAVGVICGRFYDKEGMPVVADVDQRILGISLAQLRQIERKIFLAGGERGYDATLGALLGGYVTDLIVDEGTAEFLLACELPH from the coding sequence GTGGATAGAGATCAAACAAACAGCAGCCTGTTCAATGACGATCCCGTACTTCATGCAACCTGGCTGTACTATCAGGAAGGCAAAAGCCAGACTGAAGTTGCAGCCATCATGGGGGTATCCCGCGTCACGGTTGTCAAATACCTGCAGACAGCCCGGGAAAATGGTCTGGTTCACATCAACCTGGATGTGAATGTCTTTGGATCTATCGATGCCGCTTTGCAGATCCGCGATAAATTCAGTCTCCAGAGAGTGATCATCGTGCCGGATGGCGAACATGCCGGAAAACGTGATGATACAAAGCTGATGCGGACTCGCCTTTCACGTGCCGGTGGCATGTATCTGAATCAGGTGATTGAGAATGGTGATGTGCTGGGGGTTGCCTGGGGAAGAACAATCCATCAGATGAGCAAAACCATGACGCCGAAGTCATGTAAAAATGTCACCGTTATACAGATGCTCGGTTCTATGCCCTCTCAGCCAGACCTGACGATTATTGAATCCTCATCGCAAATCGCCTACAAGCTTTCAGGCCGTGTCGCCTCGCTGCACGTTCCCGCCGTGGTATCAAGCGCCAGACTGGCCATGGAGTTACAGGCAGAGCCTATTATTCGATCGAATTTTGACGTTCTGACTCGTTGTACAAAAGCCTTTTTTGTCGTGGGTAACGCGCTTGATGAAAATCCCCTGATTCGGGTGGGCGTGCTGAATAAGAAGGAAATGCAGACGTATCGGGATTTAGGCGCAGTAGGTGTCATTTGTGGCCGCTTCTATGACAAGGAAGGGATGCCCGTCGTGGCTGATGTTGACCAGCGTATTCTGGGAATCAGTCTGGCTCAGTTAAGGCAGATTGAACGGAAGATCTTCCTTGCTGGTGGGGAAAGAGGCTATGACGCAACGTTGGGTGCCCTGCTGGGAGGATATGTCACGGACCTGATTGTAGATGAAGGAACGGCAGAGTTTTTGCTGGCGTGTGAATTACCACACTAA
- a CDS encoding L-fuculose-phosphate aldolase gives MERITLAENIISTCREMNASGLNQGTSGNVSARYTGGMLITPSGIAYSKMTPDMIVFVNDKGIPEAGKIPSSEWLFHLACYKARPELNAVIHTHAVNSTAVAIHNHSIPAIHYMVAVSGTDHIPCIPYYTFGSPELADGVSKGIRESKSLLMQHHGMLAMDVTLERTLWLAGETETLADLYIKCGGLHHDVPVLSEAEMAIVLEKFKTYGLKA, from the coding sequence ATGGAAAGGATTACGTTAGCAGAAAATATCATTTCCACTTGTCGGGAAATGAATGCGTCAGGTCTTAATCAAGGAACATCAGGTAATGTGAGTGCCAGATATACCGGTGGCATGTTGATTACGCCGAGTGGGATCGCTTATTCAAAGATGACGCCGGACATGATTGTCTTTGTAAACGATAAGGGAATACCTGAAGCGGGTAAAATACCGTCAAGTGAATGGTTATTTCATCTGGCGTGTTATAAAGCCAGACCAGAATTGAATGCTGTCATACATACGCATGCGGTGAATTCTACGGCGGTGGCAATACATAATCATTCAATTCCGGCCATTCATTATATGGTGGCGGTATCGGGGACGGATCATATTCCCTGTATTCCCTATTATACCTTTGGCAGCCCTGAACTGGCCGACGGTGTCTCTAAAGGGATCAGAGAAAGTAAGTCCTTGCTGATGCAGCACCACGGTATGCTGGCCATGGACGTCACGCTGGAAAGGACGTTGTGGCTGGCGGGTGAAACCGAGACGCTGGCTGATTTATACATCAAATGTGGCGGATTACATCACGATGTTCCCGTGCTGTCTGAAGCCGAAATGGCCATCGTCCTTGAAAAATTCAAAACGTATGGTTTGAAAGCGTAA
- the mtnA gene encoding S-methyl-5-thioribose-1-phosphate isomerase, giving the protein MNIKGKHYRTVWVSGDGKAVEIIDQTKLPFKFEVVALTSAEMAATAIQEMWVRGAPLIGVVAAYGIALGMNHDASDMGLQRYYDLLIKTRPTAINLKWALDRMSATLKDLCVSERKDAAWALAADIAEEDVALCEQIGLHGAEVIREIAQKKPAGSVVNILTHCNAGWLATVDWGTALSPIYKAHENGIPVHVWVDETRPRNQGGLTAFELGSHGIPHTLIADNAGGHLMQHGDVDLCIVGTDRTTARGDVCNKIGTYLKALAAHDNHVPFYVALPSPTIDWTIEDGKTIPIEQRDGKEQSHVYGINPQGELSWVNTAPEGTRCGNYAFDVTPARYITSLITERGVCAASESALADMFADLKSKSHQDEQQ; this is encoded by the coding sequence ATGAATATTAAAGGTAAACACTACCGTACGGTCTGGGTTTCCGGGGATGGAAAAGCGGTAGAAATCATCGATCAGACTAAGTTGCCTTTTAAGTTCGAGGTGGTGGCGCTTACCTCTGCGGAAATGGCCGCTACGGCTATTCAGGAGATGTGGGTTCGTGGCGCCCCGCTTATTGGTGTCGTTGCAGCCTATGGTATCGCGCTGGGAATGAATCACGATGCCAGTGACATGGGTCTGCAGCGTTACTATGACCTTCTTATCAAAACCCGACCGACGGCAATTAACCTCAAATGGGCTCTCGACAGGATGAGTGCCACACTGAAGGATCTCTGTGTATCAGAGCGCAAGGATGCGGCCTGGGCGCTGGCGGCAGACATTGCCGAGGAAGATGTCGCGTTGTGTGAACAAATTGGATTACATGGCGCAGAAGTCATCCGCGAAATAGCCCAGAAAAAACCGGCCGGGAGTGTGGTCAATATCCTGACACACTGTAACGCAGGCTGGCTGGCAACCGTAGACTGGGGAACCGCGCTTTCTCCCATCTATAAAGCGCATGAAAACGGAATCCCTGTTCACGTCTGGGTGGATGAAACGCGGCCACGTAATCAGGGCGGGCTCACGGCATTTGAACTGGGCTCACACGGTATTCCTCACACCCTGATCGCCGACAACGCGGGTGGCCACCTGATGCAACACGGCGACGTTGATCTCTGCATTGTGGGGACCGATCGAACCACGGCCAGAGGGGATGTCTGTAATAAAATTGGTACCTATCTTAAGGCACTGGCGGCCCATGATAACCATGTTCCCTTCTACGTCGCGCTACCTTCTCCCACTATTGACTGGACTATCGAGGACGGGAAGACCATTCCGATTGAGCAACGTGACGGAAAAGAGCAGTCCCATGTCTATGGGATTAACCCTCAGGGAGAGTTGAGCTGGGTCAATACCGCCCCTGAAGGAACCCGTTGTGGGAACTACGCTTTCGACGTCACGCCTGCCCGATACATTACCAGCCTCATTACTGAGCGGGGAGTCTGTGCTGCCAGTGAGTCAGCGCTGGCGGATATGTTTGCTGATCTGAAGAGTAAATCACACCAGGACGAGCAGCAGTAA
- a CDS encoding GRP family sugar transporter: MFIVESYAVAIIMCFITMICWGSWANTTKLVSNKKWEFPLFYWDYSIGLLLCSLLFAFTLGSMGEAGRSFIPDIQQASSSSLISAILAGIIFNISNILLVASINLAGMAVAFPVGVGLALALGVITTYIGNPQGDPLILFLGVACVVIAIIFTAIAYGRVTQEADKSRRNKGLITAILAGIIMGWFFRFLADAMSDNFSQPASGLMTPYSALVLFAIGLFLSNFVLNTLVMKKPISGEPVNGKMYFSGSLRDHVCGWLGGMIWCVGLAFSLIASGQAGYAISYGLGQGATMIAVIWGVFIWREFASAPAGTNKLLLTMFISYIVGIVLIIAANQ; the protein is encoded by the coding sequence ATGTTTATCGTGGAATCGTATGCTGTCGCCATAATAATGTGTTTTATTACCATGATTTGCTGGGGTTCATGGGCGAATACAACCAAACTTGTCAGCAATAAAAAATGGGAGTTCCCTTTATTCTATTGGGATTATTCAATTGGATTATTGCTGTGTTCTTTGTTATTTGCCTTCACGCTGGGTTCTATGGGCGAAGCCGGTCGCAGCTTTATACCTGATATTCAGCAGGCGAGCAGCAGTAGTCTGATATCGGCAATACTGGCAGGGATTATCTTCAATATTTCCAATATTCTTCTGGTGGCTTCTATTAATCTTGCCGGTATGGCAGTAGCTTTTCCTGTGGGTGTGGGACTGGCGCTGGCTCTGGGTGTGATCACCACCTATATCGGTAATCCGCAGGGCGATCCGCTCATTCTGTTCCTCGGTGTCGCCTGTGTCGTGATCGCCATTATTTTTACCGCGATAGCCTATGGTCGTGTCACGCAGGAGGCGGATAAATCTCGCCGTAATAAAGGTCTCATCACTGCCATTCTGGCGGGTATCATCATGGGATGGTTTTTCCGCTTCCTGGCGGACGCCATGTCTGACAATTTCAGCCAGCCTGCCAGCGGTCTGATGACGCCGTACTCAGCGCTTGTTCTGTTTGCCATAGGGCTGTTTTTGTCGAACTTTGTCCTTAACACGCTGGTCATGAAAAAGCCTATTTCAGGAGAACCGGTCAACGGGAAAATGTATTTTTCCGGGAGTTTACGGGATCATGTTTGCGGCTGGCTGGGCGGTATGATTTGGTGTGTCGGTCTGGCATTCAGTCTGATTGCGTCTGGTCAGGCGGGTTATGCCATTTCCTACGGTCTGGGACAGGGTGCCACGATGATTGCCGTGATCTGGGGAGTCTTCATCTGGAGAGAATTTGCCAGTGCGCCAGCCGGAACCAATAAACTGCTGCTGACCATGTTTATTTCATACATTGTGGGTATTGTTCTTATTATCGCCGCTAATCAATAA